The nucleotide sequence ATAGTTTTGCTGAAGTTACTCACTTCATTTGGGGTGTGCAGGCAAACCACAGTGCGCGACTTCTCCGACCAGATCATGGACCAGAAATCGTTGATGGTATTTGGCTGGGGAGTCTGAGCGACAATAAAGTTGGGACAGCCGGCACTCAAGTTCTAAATGAATAACAACGGCGTTTAAAGATTGTGTgctataaaaacattttctggAATAACTCACCTTCATGTAGGCGGCATTGATGTAGTCATCGGTCTGCTTGTCCAGCTTTACTCTGGCATGATCGTATGGCAGACAATCAAGGGATCGATTTTTCTCCGGGAACAATTTCGCAATGGTGGTGGATCGCTTGTTGGCAGCGGCTTCTTTATCCAACTTTTGCTGCAGCTCTTGCCATTTGGCGCCCAGTTGTGTTTTTCCATTCAACATTTTCACGTGCAAATTCTCTAGTAATTTTTCATAGCTCTCCACCTccttttggaaatattttgtcgTTTTTTCGTCCGTAAAAGTTTCGGATTGGAATGCAAAACTGCTCGAATGGCCATTGGCTGTGGCAGATGCCTTGGTCTGTTTCTCACTGACGGAATGTGTAACGGATACCGAGTCCCAGTCAAAGTTCTCCAGGGAACTTAGGTCGGAACAGTTGGATAGGTTATCTAAACTGGCACACTTCGGACCCGAAGGAATGGTAACTGGAGTTTGAGCAGTTCCCTCGGTGGCTGCTACAGGAATTTCCGCTGTTGCGGGAGCAGCGTGCTCTGCCACACTTTCTACCTTAACAGGCACCGATACCTGACTTGCCGGCGGCGTAGGAGTGGCCACCACCTGGGGCTGCAAAACAGGCTGCGGCAACATTGGCGGCGGAACAGCAACGGAGCAGTCAATGTCCAGGTCGCTAAGCAGATCCACATTGCTGGTAACCTTGGGAGGCAATGCCTCCGGCTTTGGTTCTACTTTGGTCAAAGCCGCGGAGGAGGCGTAAGGAACTCCGCTGGAAGTCGTCTGGGTTTCAGCAGTGCTGCTCGCTCCACTTTGCATATAAATTGAAGCAGTTGAATTCGAAGGAGGCGCAGGAGTGGGTTGTTGCTGCGGATTTACACTGCCAAGGTATCCATAGGGAGTGGAGTAGTAGTTGGATGACTCATTGCCCTCTATCGCAGAAGTGGAGTCCTTAGCTGCCATATTAACCTTGGTGTGGGACACGATAGGTGACTGTTGGATAAAAATTTCGTTATTTTAGGTCTCAATACCTTTAATATATATGGGCATAGCACTTACATCGAATCCAGTGGCGGTATTGCTGCGACTGGCAATCTCTGAGTCCGTTGTTCCCACCGACTGCTGCTTGCCACTCTGGCTAAACTGGTAGCTTTGCGAGGCTTGGGATCCCTTCAACGAACTGGTATCCTGCTGATAGCCACTGCTGTACTCGTATTTACCTGTCTGCGGATTAAAGCTATAGCCAGGATGGTTGGAATAGCTGGTGTAGGTGGCCGAAGGATGCGGAGATGTGGGAACCTGAGCTTGAGATGAAGTGGGGGCTGGAGTCGGTACTGGAACAGGACTTGGTACAGAAGAAACCccaggagctggagctggagctgcatTGGGATCAGTGTACTGCTGTGGATATGGCAAAGGTTGCCCAGCATTCGGAGGTGTTGCCTGCTGGCCAGGAATAGGTTGTGGCGACGCCTGGACAGCCTGCGATGGATAAAGTGATGGCTGTTGCGGAGCAAGtgactgctgttgttgttgttgtggataACCAGATGGTTGCTGCTGATATGCCAGTGGTTGTTGAGGCGTCTGGGACTGGGAATACCCGGTGGTCTGCTGCTGCGATGTCTGCGATTGTGGATATCCTGTAGCCTGTTGCTGGGACTGAGCATACCCAGCTAGATGTTGTTGAGGTGTCTGTGGATATCCagtctgttgctgctgtgcttgTCCAGTCGATTGCTGATTTTGGGCATAGCTGGGCGCTTGGAGCTGCGGTGCTTGCGACTGTGAATATCCAGTTTGTTGCTGAGGCGTCAGCTGTTGGGCATAGCCTGATAATGGCTGCTGTTGATAAGCTCCCACCTGTTGCTGCGGTGTCTGAGATTGTGGATATCCACCAGCTTGCTGCTGTGGCCCCTGACTTGGCGCATAACCCAAGGGCTGTTGAGCTGATTGTCCTGTTGAAGAGCCCGATGGTGCTGTAGGATAAGTCACCTGTTGAGCTTGAGCATTGACCTGTTGGTAAGCCTGCCCTGAATAACCTGCCGCTGTTTGGTAGGGATTGGACATTGGATTGACCACGAAGGGTGCCTGCAGGGTGGACGGCAGCTCACTGGGATTTGAAACCGAAACTGGATTGCCCGATGTAGCCACATACAGAGGCTGCTGGATATTCAATCCCTGGGAAGCTGAGCTTGCGGGCACTGTTCCGGGTGGAGCGTAAGCTAGAGGAGGAACAGACCCACTTGGATACCCGTAATTATAAGCCATGCCTGCTTGGTTGTTATCCTGCGACTGGCCCTGCAAATTCATCTGACCGAGCGCTCCGTGGAGGGTCTGAGAGTTTGGCGATGCTTGGGCCTTGTAGGCCGGTGGAGCAatgtgctgctgttgctgctgatacATGGGATTCGTGTAGCCGGCGGCACTGGGATCAAAATACTGCTGCTGTGTGAGACTATAGGGTGGAGGTGGCTCATTCGGTGGTGCAGTGGCATAGGAACAAGCGGCCTGCGTGGGATTCTCCGAGCCCACCGGCACTGGACGCACTGTAGGCACATAGGCGGGATTCGAGGCATCCGCCATCGCTGCCTTGGCCTTGAGGTAATCCCTTAATTTGGGGGTGCTGCTCACCGCTGGCACAGGCGTAGTTTCCGCTATTGGTTTGCTGACAACTGGAGTTGTTGCGGCCTTAACGCTCTGCATCCTTTGCTGGCGCTCTTCGGACTGTACATCCCTGGCGGATCGAAATCTGGTAAGTAGCTTCTGTACATTTCCGGCTAGTTTCTTGTAGAATTCCAAGCCCTTGGCGGATTTGGCCAGCAGATCCTCATAAACATCATAGGATGCAGCTAGCGAGCTGTAAAAGTGCTCCCGTTTCTGCTTCACGTCCTGGAGCGTTTTCAAAACTGGTGCCGCCTTGGCATAGTTTTCAGTTAGAGCTTGCAGAATATTACCTTGAGCCACCATATTCTGATCGAGAAGTTCGGTGATCTTGTCGTGCTTGCCCAGCTCGGTTGCAAATAAAGCTTGGAGGCCCTCCTGTCCACCGTGGGCAATTACTTTGCCAGTGATATCATCCTCATTGATGGCTATCCTCAAATCCGCATGAAACTGAGCACGTTGCGCCTTCATTTCGTTGACTTTGTTGAGGATGAGCTTCACATCCCTGAAAATTTCGGTGGTATTCAGTTCCGAACTTAGTTTGGGCATCAGTTGCTGAATCTCAGGCAATGGTCTGGCCAGGATCTTTAGATTATTTACGTGCAGGCTCATGGCTTTCCGCAAGGTATTATTGGATTCCCCTGCCCGTGCATGGGCTTCACTGTATTTCTGGAACTCTCGCGATAACTCGGTAATGTGGGCATTTGGTGTTCGTTGAACGCCGGTGGCGGATTGGAACTCTCGCTCCGCTTTGGCTTCTGCCTCCAGCATGCTTGAAATCTCGCCCAGGTTGGTCTCCACATCGGCTGTAATCTCAGCCAGCTGAGACATGGCCTCTACAAGATCGCTGATAGCAGTCTTGTTTGCATTTAAGGCGGCACAGCGATCCACGATGCCCTGGGGCAACTTATTGGCTTGCTCCTCGTTGATATTCAGATTATCCAGGGTGAGGGAGCTCATGTACGACTCCAGTTGGGTGTCCTTCTCCTCCAGCAGAGCTCCGTACTTACGCAAAAGTTTGGCTTTCTCTTCGCTGTACAACGAGCTGGCTTCGTGGGCCTTCATGGGCACTAATCTGGCAAAGATGTCTGGACCCGCGTGCTCCTCGTCGCTTACTTGAAAGCCAATCCCATTGACCAAATTGGCACCTTGGACGGCTGCAATGGTGGACAATTCGGGCACCGCCTCATGGTAAATGAActcattttcgtttttggcatttttgcgCTTTGCTTCCACCACATCAGCGGTGAAGCTGAGGGATTCATTGATTTCCCGCTGGTCAGGAAGGCCCTTGGACTCTTTGCGCGCCTCCTCCAGTTTGTCCCAGGAAGCCTGAAAGGAATATAAAGTAAGCATTTAAACCTTTCCTTTAAATAGAGCTCAAAATGTTATAGTTACCTGGTAGAGCGTCACCCTTTCGCCCATCTGACGCTTCTCCTCGGAATGTTGGCCCTGGTATAGGTACAATATGCAGGTGAGATAGTTGATCTTGAAGCGAACGTACTTCTTCCACAGTTTGTACACAGAACTATCGATGACTTGAGCCACTGGACCATCATCTCCTCCCGTAAGAAGAGCAGCCAGTGCAGCTCCATAGTAAACCACAATCTGCGCCGTCACTTTGGCCACAATATGCGGTTTCCTATTGTCGATTAGCGACTTCTCGAGTATGCATTCCTGAGCTTGGGCAAAGCACACCTGTTGCTGAAAGACCAGCAGCTCTGGGGTCATAAAATCCCCTCCGCCATTGACATTGGCATAGCGTTCTCTCAGCTCTCCATAGGCCCAAGCAGCCGCCTGGAAGTGAGTGCAGGCCATCTTCATTCCATCCACATCGCCACGGGTCACCGACGCTCCGGACTGAGTGTGCAATGCGGCAATGTTGAACAGCACCGCAGCCCGTTCGAATCGCAGATCAGTGACCTCGTGAACGGCACTGTGATAGAGATCCTTCCATTTAAAGGTGAAGATTCCGCGATCCGCCAGCTGTGGAAATCGATTCTGAAGGGCGTGTAGCTGGCAATAGTAGCGTTTCATCACCGGCGCTCCATCTTTCGTGGTGTGCATGGCCTGGTTGCGCAAAGTCTCCAGGGCATGGACCTCTTTGGAGTAAGCCTCTGGATCTTCATGATAAAATTCCGCGATGTACTGGAAGTAAAACGTGAAATGTTTTAAGTTGGATTTTTGTTATGGAGTTTAGTGTAGGAAAACAAGAATATATTTTAGGGTAAATGGGttttcatggggaattaagtGCAATAACCCAACAAACTGCCAGTGTTTGCttataactttttatttgtttgccaatttaATCAGATGACGACGATGACTCAGCCGCCAGACAAAGGGGGCTTAAAAGTTGGTGAAAACGGAAAATGCAATGGAGCAAATGGCATGGTGAGAATGGGAATTTCGATTCCAATatgaatccaataagcaacgCATTTTCCCAATTTGACCGATAATTCCGTTTCACCAAGTTGTCTCCTCTTTGTTTTGCTGGCTCTCTTAATTATTTCACTCCCCCTTTCGCACTCTCTTCCTTTTACCTTTTTCAAAGCCGCAAAGGAGGTTCCCTCGGGACTCGATTTTAGGGCGAACCAGAGCATATGCAAACGGGGCACCGCCTCCATGGTGATTAGTTTACTTGTTGCCTGCCCAGTTGGCCTTTTATTTTACACACAATTTAAACTAATTGCTGGCAATTAATTTACCAATATCAAAACAAGATTGTTTTATGAAAAATGTTGCAGTGTGGCCGTTTCAGCTTTCTGGAAATATGCACTAAAAATGGCAGGTGCGTAGGGGGTATTCCATTCATTGGCATCGATACTTTTTAGAACGGTATTCTTTTCCAGaagtattaaatttttat is from Drosophila melanogaster chromosome 3L and encodes:
- the mop gene encoding myopic; protein product: MEAVPRLHMLWFALKSSPEGTSFAALKKYIAEFYHEDPEAYSKEVHALETLRNQAMHTTKDGAPVMKRYYCQLHALQNRFPQLADRGIFTFKWKDLYHSAVHEVTDLRFERAAVLFNIAALHTQSGASVTRGDVDGMKMACTHFQAAAWAYGELRERYANVNGGGDFMTPELLVFQQQVCFAQAQECILEKSLIDNRKPHIVAKVTAQIVVYYGAALAALLTGGDDGPVAQVIDSSVYKLWKKYVRFKINYLTCILYLYQGQHSEEKRQMGERVTLYQASWDKLEEARKESKGLPDQREINESLSFTADVVEAKRKNAKNENEFIYHEAVPELSTIAAVQGANLVNGIGFQVSDEEHAGPDIFARLVPMKAHEASSLYSEEKAKLLRKYGALLEEKDTQLESYMSSLTLDNLNINEEQANKLPQGIVDRCAALNANKTAISDLVEAMSQLAEITADVETNLGEISSMLEAEAKAEREFQSATGVQRTPNAHITELSREFQKYSEAHARAGESNNTLRKAMSLHVNNLKILARPLPEIQQLMPKLSSELNTTEIFRDVKLILNKVNEMKAQRAQFHADLRIAINEDDITGKVIAHGGQEGLQALFATELGKHDKITELLDQNMVAQGNILQALTENYAKAAPVLKTLQDVKQKREHFYSSLAASYDVYEDLLAKSAKGLEFYKKLAGNVQKLLTRFRSARDVQSEERQQRMQSVKAATTPVVSKPIAETTPVPAVSSTPKLRDYLKAKAAMADASNPAYVPTVRPVPVGSENPTQAACSYATAPPNEPPPPYSLTQQQYFDPSAAGYTNPMYQQQQQHIAPPAYKAQASPNSQTLHGALGQMNLQGQSQDNNQAGMAYNYGYPSGSVPPLAYAPPGTVPASSASQGLNIQQPLYVATSGNPVSVSNPSELPSTLQAPFVVNPMSNPYQTAAGYSGQAYQQVNAQAQQVTYPTAPSGSSTGQSAQQPLGYAPSQGPQQQAGGYPQSQTPQQQVGAYQQQPLSGYAQQLTPQQQTGYSQSQAPQLQAPSYAQNQQSTGQAQQQQTGYPQTPQQHLAGYAQSQQQATGYPQSQTSQQQTTGYSQSQTPQQPLAYQQQPSGYPQQQQQQSLAPQQPSLYPSQAVQASPQPIPGQQATPPNAGQPLPYPQQYTDPNAAPAPAPGVSSVPSPVPVPTPAPTSSQAQVPTSPHPSATYTSYSNHPGYSFNPQTGKYEYSSGYQQDTSSLKGSQASQSYQFSQSGKQQSVGTTDSEIASRSNTATGFDSPIVSHTKVNMAAKDSTSAIEGNESSNYYSTPYGYLGSVNPQQQPTPAPPSNSTASIYMQSGASSTAETQTTSSGVPYASSAALTKVEPKPEALPPKVTSNVDLLSDLDIDCSVAVPPPMLPQPVLQPQVVATPTPPASQVSVPVKVESVAEHAAPATAEIPVAATEGTAQTPVTIPSGPKCASLDNLSNCSDLSSLENFDWDSVSVTHSVSEKQTKASATANGHSSSFAFQSETFTDEKTTKYFQKEVESYEKLLENLHVKMLNGKTQLGAKWQELQQKLDKEAAANKRSTTIAKLFPEKNRSLDCLPYDHARVKLDKQTDDYINAAYMKNLSAGCPNFIVAQTPQPNTINDFWSMIWSEKSRTVVCLHTPNELFDPYWPQALDQPTHYDDYTVTCLKVQQLSHCSEYQLKLSMHGADAVLDLSLLQLKQWTKGAPAQLLGVAENALETHRQRCKAANAPQSPLIMNCLTGSERSELVAIGVCAIIATQNKQPILLNTIDVWSRICAQRQNSLRDSAILEQSMQIVLCNAHNVLNKRGIMTSYQMKMAPQVTAKEQQENKDPLNELDALWKLK